GTGTTTTCTTGGTTGCGTTGTGCTTCGTCGATTTGGGCTTGGAGTCGTGGGATTTGGCCGTAGAGCAGGGGGGCTGCTTCGTCGAGTTTGCCGTCGCGCAGGAGGATGTCTGCTTTGATGCGCAGGTCATCGAGGGTGGCTTTGAGTTCGCCGACTTGGTTGAGTCCTGCTTTTTCGGCTTCCCAGCGGGCGTTGAGTGCGGCGAGTTGTTCGTTTTTGTCGGCTAGGTCGCTGCGTAGGCGGGCGAGGCGTTCTTTGGATGCGTCGTCGTCTTCGCGGGCGAGGTGGAGTTCTTCCATTTTGAGGCGGTCGACGTTGCGGCGCAGTTCGTCGATTTCTTCCGGTGAGGAGTCGATTTCCATGCGCAGGCGGGAGGCTGCTTCGTCGACCAGATCAATGGCTTTGTCGGGGAGTTTCCGGTTTTGGATGTAGCGGTTGGATAGAGCGGAGGCTGCTACGAGGGCAGAATCGGCGATAGCGACTTTGTGGTGGGCTTCGTAGCGTTCTTTGAGCCCGCGGAGGATGGCGATGGTGTCTTCGACGGTGGGTTCACCGACGAAGACTTGCTGGAAGCGGCGTTCGAGAGCTGCGTCTTTTTCGATGTGCTTGCGGTATTCGTCGAGTGTGGTGGCGCCGACCAGGCGTAGTTCACCGCGGGCCAGGAGTGGTTTAATCATGTTGCCGGCGTCCATGGCGCCTTCTCCGGACCCGCCAGCACCGACGATGGTGTGGATTTCGTCGATGAAGGTGATGAGGCGTCCTTCAGATCGGCGGATTTCGTCTAGGACGCTTTTGAGGCGTTCTTCGAATTCGCCTCGGTATTTCGCGCCGGCGACCATGGAGGATAGGTCTAGGGCGATAAGTTTCTTGTCGCGGAGGGATTCGGGGACGTCTCCGGCGACGATGCGTTGGGCTAGGCCTTCTACGACGGCTGTTTTCCCGACGCCGGGTTCACCGATGAGGACGGGGTTGTTTTTGGTGCGGCGGGAGAGGACTTGGATGACGCGACGGATTTCGGCGTCACGGCCAATGACGGGGTCGAGTTTCCCGGCGCGAGCGACTTTGGTGAGGTCGGTTCCGTATTTTTCGAGAGCGTTGAAGGTGTCTTCGCCTGATTCGGTGGTGACTTTGCCGCCGCCTCGCATCTGAGGGATGAGCTGGTCGATGGTTTCGGCTGCGAGGCCGAATTGGCCGGTGCGGGCGATGGCCAGGAGTAGGTGGTCGGTGGCGATGAAGGTGTCTCCCATTGATTCCATGATTTTTTGGGCTTGGTCGAGCATGCTCATGGCCGCGCGGGAGAGGTTGGGGTTGGCCAGGCTGCTACCGGAGGCTGTGGGAAGTTTGGCTAGTTCGCGTTCGGCGGTGGCGCGGGCGTCGCGCAGGGATGATCCGCTTGCATCGAGGAGCGGTCCGGTGGTGGTTTCGGGTTGTTGAGCCAGAGCGAGAAGGAAGTGAGCTGGCTCGATGTGGGGGTGTCCCGATGCCGCAGCGTTGCGAGTGGCGGCGGAGAAAGCTTCTTGGGCTTTTGTGGTGAGTTGAAGGTTCATGAGCGTTTGGCTCCTTCTGAGTGAAAGTTCTAGCCGCGCCACTTCTGCTCGGCCAGGTCCTTCTGCGCCTGGTGTTCTCAGAATAGCGCTCCTGTTGGCATCAACCTCAAGCAAGTTGCGTCTATTCCGCTCAACTTTGGTTTTTTTGTGATTCAGGCTCCACACGAACGCGGTGTGGCGCGGAGGTTTCCCTCCGCTCCACACCGCGTTCACCGCCACACGCCCCCTACTTAGACCGCTCCACTCACGAGTAGAACGAAGGCATACAGCACTCCTGCAGTTGCGGGGACAAGCCCCCAGAGATTTACGCGGAATCCGTCCCATTCTTCATCACGCATACAGACCCAAGAACGGTATGCGGCAATAACGAATGCGAGCATGAAAAAGATGACAGCGATTTTGGAAATACCGAGATAGTGCAAAATAGCCGCCAGTGCTACCACAGTTATCGGATAAAGCCATCCGTGTTGGTTTTCCTGGACTGCGTCCCTACTCATCACATTGTTTTCCACCGCGACCAAAACTCCCACAGCCTTCTTCAATTGAGAAATTCAATTACCGAGGATCTGACGCATAGATCCTTCGGAGGCTGCCTCTTGTGCCCTGCCCCGCATGCAACGACCCCACGCCACGCAGGCAGACACCCCCGACTTGACGTCAAACCTGGCAAAGAGGGGTTCAGTCTATCTAGTTCCCTTGCGGCTCATCAACGCTGCCGTCCCCCTACTCAGCGCACCTCACCCTGCACCAGCACTGCCGCGCACCTAGTCCGCCATTACCGTTACGCAACCCCACAAACACCCCTCCACCCGCGAATATCTGATTTCCAGTTCCCCAATGCGGAGAAAGCGCACCACCCACTAAGAACAGAAATACACCAAATTCCCATCCAGGTATCAGGATAAAAACAGGTTTTCTGCACAATGCCAGCTGTACCGAAAAAACACACCAACAAACAGATCAGAAATCTGCCATGAGCTGCCCCATCCCAGCATCAGCGAGATGGGGCAACTCCCCCACCCGTTCAGCGCACCCCCAAACCTCCAACAGGAAAAGCAGGCGCTTCATACGGCGTACCTTGGTAAACACAGTGGTTAAGCCAGTTCGCATAAAGAAGGAAGGCATGCGCTCGCCACGAGACAATCGGGTCACGCGTCGGATCATCGCCAGGGAAGTACCCATGCGGCGGACGAATAGACAACCCTCTGGCACGGTCCCGCTCCCATTCACCGCGCAGGGTGTCACGCTCGTACTCCGGGTGCCCCGTCACGTAGAACGCACGCCCATCCTTGCGACCTGCCAAGTAGAGACCGGCTTCATCGGACTCGGCAAGAATCTCCAGCTCATCCACAAGCGCAACATCGTCGGTACGCGTGGCCGTATGCCGAGAGTGCGGGGCAGGAAAGTATTCGTCGAACCCAGATAGCAGCGGCGAGGTTGGCTTCACAACACGGTGTTGAAACACCCCAAACATCTTCTCAGGGAGGTCGTATTTGGGGATTCCATAGTCGACATACAGGGCCGCCTGTGCACCCCAACAAATGTTTAACGTTGAATAAACGCTCTCTTTGGACCACGCGAGAACTTCAGTCAATTCACCCCAATAGTCCACCGCCTCGAAGGGCATTTTCTCCACTGGCGCACCAGTGATAATCAGACCATCGAACCACTCATCTTTGACCTGCGTGAACGTGCGATAGAACGCCCGCATATGTTCTGGCGGAGTGTTGCGGGTGTGGTGCGAGCTCATGTTGAGCAGAGAAATCTCTACCTGCAGTGGCGTGTTGCCCAGCAGGCGCAACAGGTGGGTTTCGGTATCGATTTTTAAAGGCATGAGGTTGAGGATCGCGATCCGCAGCGGACGGATGTCCTGGCGCGCGGCGCGCTCCTGGGACATAACGAACACGTTCTCTGCTTCGAGCACCCTGCGCGCTGGCAAGCTGTGCGGAATATTGACCGGCATCGTTCCCCCTCGACGATGCACCCCGTATCTCGGCGTGCAGTGGCATCCCCAGTGTTCTCATCGGTTGCGGAGTCATTTTCCCGCGATCTACGGGCCACTTCGAAACCACATGTGTTTCGCCTATTCCATCTTGCTTACCCCGTGGATGCAGTGGAGCCCGCCTCAAATGTTCGAGGCGGGCTCCACTAGGGCACATGGTGCGTGTGGTGTTATCGAGTGGGAGGCAGCTGCTCTCCGTCGCTGTCCGGGTTCCCCAAACGGCCTGGGTGCTCCTGAGCAACAGGCGGCTCCACTCGCGGCTGGGAGCCTGTGGCGGCGCGCTCTTCGTGCTCATCAAGATGGGCGCGTGTCTCGGCCAGCTCAGCTGCTTGTTCACGCTCGCGACGTTCCATTTGGCGACGCTCACGATGCGACTGATAGCGGCGCTTGGTTGCAAAAAACGCCATCCATACGCCCAACATCATGAGCAGCATCGCGATAGCGCCGAGAACAAACATGGTGGCCGGGGTGATTGACAACGTGTTGCTGAACAGGTCAACGGTCACGGCGGGTGCTGTCTCACCTGAGGCAGCCCACAGGCAAAAACCAGCGATGCCAAGGGCCAGAAACATGAGAACCGAACCGAGTACTGCCATACGTGTCTCCTTGCGGGGCTGAGCGGACAAACGACATATCCGCGAACGTGAGGTGGGCGATCGCGACCACAGTACCGACCTTCATGAGCAACATCGCAGACCCGCGGCCGTTTCTTGGCGCCGTTGTTGTGCTTTTGTTCAGACAGAGCTGAGGACCTCTTCGAACGCCAGGCGCTTGTTTCGTGGGTGGTATGAGGATGTTTCGGGGTAGCCGACGTTGGCGACGATGAGTGGTTCTACCCGCTCGTCTGGGAAGAATTCTTTTGCGATGGAGGGGAAGTCCGCGCCTGTCATTGGGGCCACGGCTAGCCCGGCAGCGCGCAACGCCACGATCCAGTAGGCGATCGACAAGGTGGCGTTCATGTGAGCTGTGGGGATTCTTCCTTGACGCCCGAGTTTTTCAAACATGGTGTGAGCGTCTTTGTAGGCGGGGAATTGTTCGGGCGCGTGTTCGTGGAAGTCTAGGTCGGCGGCGAAGATGAGCGTTAGCGGCGCGGTTCGTGTTTTTTCTTTGTTGCCGCCAGACATGTGCTCAACCAGTGCGTCCCGACGTTGTGGGGAACGTACTGCCATAACGCGCAGGGGCTGCAGGTTCATGGAGGTGGGGCCCCATTTTGCCAGCTCATAAACCTGGCGGAGTTGTTCGTCGGTGACTGGCTGGTCGGTGAATGCGTTGGGGGTGCGAGCTTGGCGGAACAGAAGGTCTTGTGCCGCCGGGTCAAGCTCAAAAACGGTTTGGGTCATCCCCCACCATAACTCCAGCTTTTTGAGTGCTCTGGCTGGTTGGTTACTGGCGGATCTAGGTGGGGGTAACTATCCAGCCCAGGAGTTACCTGCGTGGTTGGGTGGGGCACGCTCGAAAGTTGAGTTGTGGTGGTTGTGGGTGTGCTGTTGGAGGGTCAGTCGTTGTGTTCGGCGGGGACGGTGGTGACGTCTACGCCGCAGGAGCACAGTTCGGCGAGTGCTTCTTCGCTGATGTTGGCGTCAGTGAAGACGCGTCCGACGGCAGTGGGTGAGCATAGGTGAATTGGTGCGCGTGTTCCGAATTTGCTGGAGTCGGTGAGGACGACGATTTCTTCGGCTTGGGCTGCCATGGCGCGTACTGCTTCGGCGCGGGCGATGTCGCGGCCGCAAAAGCCGCGACCTGTATCGAATCCGTCGATGCCAATGAAGCATGAGGTGACGTGGAAGTTTCGTGCTGCTGCAGCGACGAGTGGACCCACCATCACTTGGGAGCGGGTTTGGTATTCGCCGCCGAGGACGATGATGTGGGGTGCGGTGGTGTCGCGGACGAAGTCGGCGATGAAGGTGGAGTTGGTGATGATGGTGATGTCACGGTCTGCAGCACAGAGTTCTTCGGCGAATAGCGCTGCGGTGGATCCTGATTCGACCAAAATAGTTTCGCCGTCGGGGACGGTCTGTGCTGCGGCTCGCGCGATTCGGGATTTCACTGTGAAACCGGAGGCGAGGCGGGCTCGTATGTCGTCGCCGGCGTTGGCGACGGCGGCTCCGTGTTCGCGGCATAGTAGGCCTTGTCGGGTGAGTTCGTCGAGGTCTTTGCGGACGGTGACTTGGCTGACGCCCAGGAGTGCTGCGAGTTCTCCGACTTCGATACGGCCTCGTTGGGTGACGATGTCTAGTGCGCGGTCACGGCGTCCATCAAGGCCTCGGGATGCGGAGGCCGTTGTGCCTCTTGTTCGCTCCATAGCAGAAGCATAAACTTTCGCTTGAAATCAAAATTGTTTCGAGTGCAGTGCCGTGTCGGTGGAGATGGGGTCACGACCACCGCCCTTACAGTGGCCGGCCCGGTAGGGAAAGGCACGTAATGACCGACACCATCAACGACCTGCCACCAATACCTGCTTCGGCAGCTCCCACCGATGTCAAGGCAGCAATCCGGGCTGCGAAACACGTCATCTGCGCTGAAATCGGCGATCCGCAGGCCGCGTACGCCGCGATGATGGCTCACCTACGCCCTGGCTTGGAAGAGATCATTGCTGCGCGGGACGCCGGGAAACCGGTATGGCCTGAACTGACGTACAGCCAGATCGCTACTGGAACAGTCAGTAATGCCGAACGTGCACTGATCCACGCGCGTGGCTGCCTTGTCATACGCGGCCATTTCTCCCCAGAGCAAGCTCTGGACTGGGATGCCCAGCTCGAGGAATATGTCGACTCCAATAATTTCGCTGGCATCTACCGCGGCGCTGGAGACAACTTTTTCGGGAATACCTCTGCCTCTAAACCTGCGATATACCCCATCTACTGGTCTGTTCCGCAAATGCAGGCGCGTCAGTGCGAGCGCATGGCCACTGCCCAGTCGTTCCTCAACCGCTTGTGGACCTACGAGTCTGCGGGGACACGATGGTTCGATCCGGACTGCAGCATCATCTATCCCGATCGCATCCGTCGCCGTGCTCCTGGCACTGATAACGGCGGCTTGGGCGCCCACTGTGATTCCGGATCGCTTGAACGTTGGCTGCTGCCTGCCTACCGGCGGGTGTATGCCGACCTGTACAGCGGTCATCCTGAGAATTACGACCCGTGGAACGCTGCCCACCGGACACAGATACACGAATATGAAGGCGGCACCACTAAATGCTCAGTGTTCCGCACTTTCCAGGGGTGGACAGCTCTATCTGACATGCGCAATGACCAGGGTGTACTCCACACTGTGCCTATTCCTGAGGCGTTGGGCAGTGTCTTGTTGCGGGCGCTGTTGCCAGATGTTGCTGATGACGAGCTCTGTGGTGTTGAACCCCGCATGGTTTTGGCTGTTCTTCAAAAGTGGCATCCGGAGCTTCATGCCGCGTTGACTCCTATCCCTGATCTGCGTGCTGGGGATTCGGTGTGGTGGCACGCTGACCTCATCCACTCTGTCGCTGCAGTGCAAAACCAAGTTGGTTGGGGCAACGTCATGTACATTCCTGCTGCCCCGCTGTGCGAGAAAAACATCATCTATGCCCGCCATACCTACCGCGATTTTCTTGCTGGTCGTTCACCACGTGATTTCCCGGCCGAGCATTACGAAACGAATTGGTCTGGCAGGTTCACCGCCGATCAGCTCACTGCGCTCGGGCGACGCGCTTTTGGCCTGGAGCACGAGTGAGGAGGCTGTCACTGGGTGAGGTGTGCGGGCAGCGTTGATCCGAAAGGATTTTTTCTTCGATAGGCGCACACCTGGCAGAGTCCACCTGCATCGATAGGCGTGGGGGCGCAGCAACGCACGCACGCAGTCACTGCCTGTTGGGCAACGGGCAGGACTCCTCCCCGTAGTTGATCACTCCAGCGGGCGTGCCGACGCACCGTGAGCACGTGGGATGGGCAGGCCTGGACGCAGTGACGGCATCCAGAGCAGGCCCCGATGCTCTCGGTCAACACTGCGGTTCCCTCGCCAACAACCTGCAGGTCTAGGGCTTTTTCCGGGCAGGTTCGTACGCAGGTGCCGCACGCATTGCATCCGGGAGCCGCCAGCATCACTGCTGGGGCAGCGGTGGCGGCCGCGGCCGCGGCGTCGGGCAGTCGCTGCCCGGTGGTTTCATGCAAGTTCATAAGAGCGGTGATGAGGTCGTTGTGCTCGGATGCTTGTGGGTGGGGCAGAGCGCTCTGGGCTGGTGCGCCAACGAGGGTGCGGCGCGAGACCGGCATGGATTTGCCTTCGAGCAGCGGTATCGGCGGGGTGGGGCGGCTGGTGGCAGGTGGCAGTGATGTCCACACCTGGAGCAAAGGTGTGCCTGGAATTTTCTGCTCTGTTTCGGGCGAGGTGGTGTTTGTGTCACGCATGAGGGCCAGGAGGTCATTCATTCGTGCATGCACTTGGTCAGGGCGAGTGCATCCGTCGATGAGCAGGCGCACGCCGGCTGCGCCATCGGCCAGGATGTGCACCACCTGGCTGCGGCGCACGTGGGCTAGGCATCCTGGTGCCCGGATGACAACCGCTTCTGGGCGGGCACGGGTAACCGCATATGCGGTGTCGTGCGGGTGTGGATGTTCTGCACATATCAGCACCACTTCAATTCCGGCTGATCTGCTTTGTAGCCACTGTCGTACTGCACCGAGTTCTGTCGTCGCAGCAGCAGGAGCTTGCGGGGTGGTGTGCAGGGTTGGCATCACAGTGGCCTGCTGGGCTGTAGGAGGGCTGGGGCTGCGTCCAGGAGTGCAGCGGTGGCAGCGGCCACTGCTCGGTAAAAGGTGGTGTGGGCGCGGGCGCGCACTAGTGCACAAAAGTCTGGAGCCCACGGCAGCAGGTGGGTGGCGGTGAATTGGCGAGCGCCTTGAGCGTAGATGGCTGCGGACTGGGTGTCACCTTCTTCTAGGCAGTCTGATGCCCATGTGGCTAGGGTCGCGAGGAACTCTAGTTCGAGGCCGATGTGGTCATCGGGTTCTTTGCCTTGTCGGGGTGCGCTGAGCCCATAGTGCTGATACCAGGCGCGCACATCGAGGGTTTCTGGTTCGAACAGCAACCCTTCGGCAGATGTGTGTACTGATTCGTAAGAGGCGGCTTCCATACGTCCCGGGCCAACGAACAGGCGCTGGTGATCGGCGGCTACGGCGTCTACGTCATGCGGACCGGCGAGGTCGTGTAGTGCTGCCTGGCTTGATGCGTCTGTAGGCGGTAGTGGCCAGGTGTGTGGGAGGTCTTCGGCGTGGAGGTTCTCCAGAACGTCAGCGCCAGCTGGTGCCAGGAACCAGCGAGATAGGGGTGTTGCTGTGGCGGCGAGCTGGATCAGGTTCTCAAAGGCAGGTGGGGCGGGCAGCGGCCCTGTGGGGGTGTCTGAGCCGAGGGCTGGCCAGGGTAGCGGTGTCGGGGGATTCATATCCCGACCCGGAACATCGAGGTGTAGAACTGCGATCGGGCGATGAACTCGGCAACGAACACGAGGACGAACGCGACAGTCATGACCAGTGCAACCTGCTCAGTGTGCCCCCATTGGAGCTGTGCTTTCGAGGTGAGAGTGTCTCCTCCTGATGAATAAGTTCCTGTCTTGGGGTCTGCCAGGCGGAAAAGGAACAGTCCGAGCAGCCCTGCCCCTAGAACAGTCATCGTGAATCGGACGATGGCTGCTGCTCCGGTATAGGCCTGTGCGCTGTTCAGAGCGATCTGTGTGGGTTCAACTGTCAATAGGTGCGTGAAGATAAGCACGTACCAAGCGATTTGTAGAACGAGTAGCACGATCCCGGCGACAGCGATGCCACGCAGGCAGCTGAGAATGAGGCGAGTGCCTGCTTCGGAAGTGGCTTTGCCGCCGAGGCGTTCAACGATTGACAGGTGGGCCCGTGTGCGGGAAATCTCTTCCAGGCGAGTCACCATGGGGCTGCTATACATTCCGCGGCGACGCAGCATCGTGACCGTAACGAATGCGGTACCGATAGCGAAGGCACCCAACAGCAGTGTTGTTGTAGCGAATTGAGCGAACGTCAACCATGTGGCCCATACCGGAACCGTGGGCAAAGAGATATAAACCATGCTCATCGAAATGATGAGCAGCACCCCACAGGTCGCGGCAACGAATGCGAGCACTTGCCGTACTGCGGCTGACCCGATTCGGAAAAGTTGGCAGGCTGTGTAGAGGAAGCCTGTGCCGGCGAATAGCATGCCCGAGACGATTTCTCGGCTCAGCCACGATGTTTCTAGGTGTCGGAACACATTGAAGACGTGGAATACGTCGTTCATGTGGAACATGGAGGCTCCTAGCCCAAGGAGCAGAGTTGCTCCGACAGCTAGTACGGCTGGATCGCTGATTTCTTCGACTGCGTGGGTGTCGTAGCCGCGTAGCCGGGCAACGGTGTTGATCACGCCGAGCACGATGAACGCGCCCACGGACATCTGTGCCAGGACGGTGAACGTGATCATGGGCAGTTCGTGCATGTTCATCGGTTCAGATCTCCTCGAGGTTGGCTATCTCACCGGTTCCGGCGTTCCATTCCTGCGCGTTCTTGTGAGGTTTGACAACGAGGTTGGGGCGGGTGGTCGAGGGGTCGGGCAGGGGCGCGGTGGCCATGCCTGGCCCGAATTTCTTTTTCAGTTCGCTGATTTCTCCCCATGCCAATGCTCGGGATGGGCAGGCTGCCACGCAGGCGGGGTCTTTGCCTGCTTGGCGGTAGTCGTAGCAGCCGTCGCATTTGCTCATGTGGCCGCTTTCGGCGTTGAACTGGGGCGCCGAGTAGGGGCAGGCCCATTCGCAGTATCGGCAGCCGACGCATTTGCTTGCTTCGACGTAGACGATGCCGTCTTGGCGCACTGTCATGGCAGTGGTTGGGCAGACTTCAACGCAGATCGGGTCGGCGCAGTGGTTGCACGAAATTGAGGTGTAGTAGGAGAACACGTTAGGGGTGAGCGTTTCGCCTTGTCTGGACCAGCTTCCCCCGGTGTATTCCACAACTCGTCGCCATTTCACGCCTATGGGCAGGCTGTGTTTGTCTTTGCAAGCGATTTGGCACGCCTTGCAGCCGTTGCAGGCGCTCTGGTCGAACGCGAATCCCTGCATGAGAGGCCTCTTTTTCTTTCAGTGCTGCGGTTTTAGACGGGGGCGCCGTAGCGCGGCGATGGTGCACCGGCTTGTGCTGGCGCATCGGTGGCTTTAGCGACTTGGGCCAGCACTGTGTGCTGGGCGTTGCCTTTGGCGTAGGGGGTACGGTGCATGCTGGTCAGGACGTTGACGGCGCCGCCGTGGTCGGTTCCGTCTGGTCCGCGTTCCAGCCAAGCGCCTTGGGGAACGCTGAGGACGCCGGGCATGATCCGTGGGGTCACCATGACGCGGAGGGTGATTTTTCCGCGGTCGTTCCACACTGCGATGCGGTCATCGGTTTTGATGCCGCGCTCGGCTGCATCCAGCGGGTTCATCCACGCTTTCTGTGGGTGGGCTTCGCGGTTGTTGGCGAGGTTTCCGTAGGTGGAGTGGGTGCGGCCTTTGAAGTGGTGACCGATGACTTGAAGCGGGTAGCGCTTGTCTGTCTTCGCGGCGGTCGCGCCCTCCCAGGTGTCGATGTGCATTGGGATGGCGGTGATGATGTCGCCGGGCAGTCGCGGCTCGGGGAAAGTCCAGGTTTTCGCCATTTCCCATAGTTGGGTGGAGAAGATCTCGATTTTCCCTGATGGGGTGGGAAGTTTGTTTTTTTCGGGGTCTTCGCGGAAGTCTTTGAGCGCTACGGTCATGCCCTCGGGGTTGTGGTAGCGGTGTACGCCTTTCTTACGGAGGGTGTCGAAGTCAGGGAAGTCGGGGTGTTCTTTGACTGTTTCGGCTTGCATGTGCCGAGCCCATTCTTCGAGGGTGCGGCCCTCGGTGAATTGTTTTTCGATGCCCATCCGCTTAGCGATCTCGGTGCACATTTCGTAGGCGGGTTTGGAGTCAAAGAGTGGCTCGATGGCTTTCTCCGCCATGATCAGGTAGGCCATGTCGCCGGTGTATTCGCTGGGAACAAGGTCCCAACGTTCTGCTGTGGTGGTGTCTGGCAGGACGAGGTCGGCCAGGTGCGCCGAGGCCGTCATCTGGTTATCAACAACGCAGATGAACTCTGCAAGTGACTCGTCGGTAAGGATTTTTTTGGTGCGGTTGATGTCGCCGTGTTGGCTGGCGAGCATGTTGCCGCCGTAGGACAGGATGAACTTAATGTTCGATTTCAGGCGTTCACCGCCGCGTACGCCATCTGAGATGGCAGTCATTTCGGTACCGCGGGTGATGGCATCGGTCCAGCTGTAGAAGCTGATTGAGGTTTTGACGGGGTTGTCGCCGTCGGGGAACCACTTCGTGACGGGCCAGTAGTAGCCTTCGCGTCCGCCGGTACCGCCGCCGGGGATGCCGACCTGGCCAATCATGGCGGCAAGGGTGTAGATGGCGCGGGCTTGGTTCTCGCCGTTGGCGTGGCGTTGAGGTCCCCAGCCTTGGGTGATGTTGGTTGGTTTGGTGGTGGCGACTTCCCGAGCGAACGCGATGATGGTCTGTTCGGGGACGCCGGTGATTTTCGCGGCCCAGGCTGGGGTTTTGGGGGTTTTGTCTGGCCCTTTGCCCAGGATGTAGCTCTCGTAGGAGTTTCCTTCGGGGATGCCTTCGGGCATGTGGTCTTCGTCGAAGCCTTGGCAGTAGGTGTCAAGGAATTCTTTGTCGTGAAGCTTCTCGGTGATCATCACGTGTGCCATCCCGGCCACGAGGGCGGCGTCGGTGCCTGGGCGAGGGGCGATCCACTGATCAGCCAG
This region of Dermatophilus congolensis genomic DNA includes:
- a CDS encoding DMSO/selenate family reductase complex B subunit, which codes for MQGFAFDQSACNGCKACQIACKDKHSLPIGVKWRRVVEYTGGSWSRQGETLTPNVFSYYTSISCNHCADPICVEVCPTTAMTVRQDGIVYVEASKCVGCRYCEWACPYSAPQFNAESGHMSKCDGCYDYRQAGKDPACVAACPSRALAWGEISELKKKFGPGMATAPLPDPSTTRPNLVVKPHKNAQEWNAGTGEIANLEEI
- a CDS encoding DMSO/selenate family reductase complex A subunit, producing MSGCARPQAPASPAPIPDEAKGVAVNGRTVWSACVINCGSRCPLRLQVENGTVVRVLPDNTGDDSLLNRQIRACVRGRNMRQRIYNPDRIKKPLKRVGKRGEGKWQEISWNEAFDLFAKKLKHTIDTYGNEAIFKTYGSGTWNAHLGYSGGWPRLFNLLGGHLGYYANYSYGNLNSASIFQFGNTDEQMSNSFEDAATHSRLLVLWGNNPQETRMSGGGNTYTSLLAKKKGLKVILVDPRYSDSGTVLADQWIAPRPGTDAALVAGMAHVMITEKLHDKEFLDTYCQGFDEDHMPEGIPEGNSYESYILGKGPDKTPKTPAWAAKITGVPEQTIIAFAREVATTKPTNITQGWGPQRHANGENQARAIYTLAAMIGQVGIPGGGTGGREGYYWPVTKWFPDGDNPVKTSISFYSWTDAITRGTEMTAISDGVRGGERLKSNIKFILSYGGNMLASQHGDINRTKKILTDESLAEFICVVDNQMTASAHLADLVLPDTTTAERWDLVPSEYTGDMAYLIMAEKAIEPLFDSKPAYEMCTEIAKRMGIEKQFTEGRTLEEWARHMQAETVKEHPDFPDFDTLRKKGVHRYHNPEGMTVALKDFREDPEKNKLPTPSGKIEIFSTQLWEMAKTWTFPEPRLPGDIITAIPMHIDTWEGATAAKTDKRYPLQVIGHHFKGRTHSTYGNLANNREAHPQKAWMNPLDAAERGIKTDDRIAVWNDRGKITLRVMVTPRIMPGVLSVPQGAWLERGPDGTDHGGAVNVLTSMHRTPYAKGNAQHTVLAQVAKATDAPAQAGAPSPRYGAPV